The genomic region CAAAATTTCCGATACTCATCAACAATACACTTATTTTGCTCTTTCAATTATTTCAACCAGGCGCCATCTTTTTTCCTTTGACAACGGTCTGGTTTCCATAACGCGCACTATATCGCCAACCCTGCAGATATTATTCTCATCATGAGCTTTCAGCTTAAGAGTTCTCTTCATCGTCTTTTTGTAAAGTGGGTGTCTTACGATGTTTTCTACGGCAACAACAATGGTTTTATCCATTTTATCGCTGACCACTCTGCCAACGCGGGTCTTTCTCAAATTTCTCTGAGCCATGCGGAACAAACCTCCTTCCGGTCATTAACGCTTAATTCCCAGTTCCTTTTCCCGTATAACGGTCTTCACACGGGCTATGTCCCTTTTAACGCTTTTCAGTTTCATCGGGTTATCCAATTGATTTGTTGCATGCTGAAAGCGCAATTTAAACAGTTCATTCTTTAATTCCTGTAATTCCTGCTGTAATTCAGCAATACTTTTTTCTCTCAGTTCACTTGCTTTCATTTGCTCCACCTACCTCTTCCCGTGCTACTACCTTGCATTT from Thermoclostridium stercorarium subsp. stercorarium DSM 8532 harbors:
- the rpsQ gene encoding 30S ribosomal protein S17, which codes for MAQRNLRKTRVGRVVSDKMDKTIVVAVENIVRHPLYKKTMKRTLKLKAHDENNICRVGDIVRVMETRPLSKEKRWRLVEIIERAK
- the rpmC gene encoding 50S ribosomal protein L29, yielding MKASELREKSIAELQQELQELKNELFKLRFQHATNQLDNPMKLKSVKRDIARVKTVIREKELGIKR